Proteins found in one Scomber scombrus chromosome 15, fScoSco1.1, whole genome shotgun sequence genomic segment:
- the hwa gene encoding protein huluwa, whose protein sequence is MSQVHQTTPSHLAEGYPVTNLTLVVLLLIPCVVILLLLNCLFLGYKLLILSKKNNRPRREDTEEMLLQSTLQRVRRVSDVAFSPLQAGRRAYMSLSEPVLPHPVTSSRASSREGAEVDHRIRLLRPDGATGSGSLRAPSTIRATSSAAGFTPRLDLPSGSRTRCISRTGWCKSAPVLPQSSDSEAETRVNLVPPNSPMQEIEHVGLRRQSSTYQMLTDVNPGVAMHVFDKIDMECEYTDLPSEVSCLNTSAVGPGLDSDFGASAGVSLRILSADSDGLSNGVLASALEWDYYDPCYVKQNNVHKHKQHRPAMHTKQYWV, encoded by the exons ATGTCGCAAGTACATCAGACCACGCCATCACACCTGGCTGAAGGTTACCCTGTGACAAATCTGACTTTGGTGGTCCTTTTGCTCATACCCTGCGTGGTTATTCTGCTTCTGCTGAATTGCCTGTTCCTGGGTTACAAGTTGCTGATCCTGTCAAAGAAGAACAACAGACCGAGGCgagaggacacagaggagaTGCTTCTGCAGTCCACCCTGCAGAGAGTCAGAAGGGTCTCGGACGTGGCGTTCTCCCCGCTGCAGGCGGGGAGGAGAGCCTACATGTCTCTGTCAGAGCCCGTCCTGCCCCATCCTGTCACCTCTTCCAGGGCTTCATCCAGGGAGGGGGCCGAGGTGGATCACAGGATCAGGCTCTTGAGGCCAGATGGTGCCACCGGCTCAGGGTCTCTGAGGGCGCCGAGCACCATTCGGGCCACTTCCTCCGCGGCTGGTTTCACCCCAAGACTGGACCTGCCCTCCGGGTCACGGACACGATGCATCAGCAGGACAGGCTGGTGTAAAAGCGCACCGGTCCTACCACAGTCCAGTGACTCGGAGGCTGAAACCAGAGTGAACCTTGTTCCGCCCAACTCTCCCATG CAGGAGATAGAACATGTGGGTCTTAGACGTCAGAGCAGTACTTACCAGATGTTGACAGATGTGAACCCAGGTGTTGCAATGCATGTGTTTGACAAAATAGACATGGAGTGTGAGTACACCGACCTACCCTCAGAGGTGTCCTGTCTGAACACATCTGCAGTGGGTCCTGGACTGGACAGCGACTTTGGTGCAAGTGCAG GTGTCTCCTTGCGGATTTTGTCAGCAGACAGTGACGGTTTGTCCAACGGTGTGCTGGCTTCTGCTTTGGAGTGGGATTATTACGACCCCTGCTACGTCAAACAGAACAACGtgcacaaacataaacaacacaGACCTGCAATGCACACCAAACAGTACTGGGTGTGA